The genomic window taattgacacAAAACATTGGGTAAGTTTTAGGTGTTCACGTTTAAAGTGTTGATGTGATATACTtccatattgcaaaatgattaccaccatagccacacctccatcatgtcacataattaccatttcttttttgtggtgatggCATTTAttatctactctcttagcaactttcaagtattaATGCTGTATTTTTAACTACAGTTACCACGTGCCTTAGATCCCTGGAACTTACTCATCtagtaactggaagtttgtactgtCTGACCAACATCTACCCATTTCCTCCACCCTGAATATCagtttttcaatttcaatttcaattaattaaaatcagataacattaaaaacttaGCGCAGCAGCATGAGCACCATTTCAAGTGtccaacagccacatgtggctagtggctactggaTTGGACGGTGCAGTTTAAGGGTGATTAGGAGGTGGTCCATTGCCCACTGCCTACTCGCCTTGACCTGGCCCTAGGCTAGACAGATGGGTGTCTTATCAGAGTTCAATGGCCACATTCTGAAGTTTAACAGTTTAGCTATGGTGGTTCTGTGAGCCCAGCCTTCCCTGTGTTAGGCCTGGGTCGCACTgggtcacaatcccagggcagGACTGGGATGTTTTACCTGCTGTTGCTTTTACCTGAGACCTCAGAAAGCGGCTCGAAGGCTCAGCTCTGTAATTCATGGCTGAATGTGCTCAAAAGGACCAGACGGGACCACTTTGGTTTTCCCATATTGCAATAGCATGTGTAGTTCTAGAAGAGCCTTTCCCTTTTCAGAACTCATTGCACTGAGATGGAAGGTTGACAATTTTTCTAGAGACTTGAAGGTACTCctcaagttggaaaaaaaaataaaaaatcaaatgctGTCAGGAATGTCTATGGCATTGTTGATtcccagtaaatgtttgctggcaAATAAGCATAACTTCTAATTACACCAGAATATCCAACAACTGCTTTCTtaactagggggaaaaaagaagatggTTTTTGTGGTTGAAGTTGTTTTACATTTCTGTGTATTACATGTAGGGCAAAAGAGATTCGTTTTTTATGTAAATTAGCAAAATTCCATAGCTTTATGTCTCTTTCTTTGAATctcctttaaagttttttttaaagcttatttttaattctgtgtgtgtgtgtgtgagagaaagagacagagagagagagagagagagagagagagcaagagagagagagagtatgagcaagtgcaggagaggggcaaagagaaagagaggatcccaagcaggctctgagaacTCTGTGTGGAGCTCGATGTGGGCGCCAtccctcgaaccatgagatcatgacccaggccaaaatcaagagtgggacacttaactgactgagccacctaggtgcccttctTGGAATCTCTTTCAGAAGTTACtatttatggggctcctgggtggctcagttggttaagcggttaagtgtcccactcttgatttagctcaggtcataattctAGGCTTGCAGGATCGAGACTCATGTGGGGCTCAGCAGCGTaggacagcatggagtctgctcaagattctctctctctgtctgtctctgtctgcctctttcccccatccctctcccctgttcacacatgtgcgctgtctttctcactctctaaaaaaaaaaaaaagtttatttaggaaggaattaatttctttttttacattaaaaatttattgtttgcttgttttagagagagagagagagagcacgtgtgagcgggggagaggggcagagggagagagagacaatcttaagcaggcttcatgctcagcacagagccagccacaGGAtgcaatcccaggaccctggggtcatgacctgaaccaaaatcaaaaattCGATGTTTaactgacccaggcaccccatggaagGAATTAATTTCTTAAGTGTATATGACAATAGttaatatgtgtgtataaatatatctgTGATGAATTCTTAAAGAATCTACTTGTAAAACACATAccatagatatacacatatatagtactatatacaCATGTAAGGttctttaagggggaaaaaaaaaacccattaagaTTGCCACAAGGTGGCACTAAAATCTAATGAACATTCCAGTCTCTGGTCTTGTCTGAGAGCAGTTGGGGGGTGATTTAAAGGATCTGTAGGAAATGctggacaaaaaagaaaaccaaacaaattaAACTGAAGATTGGAGAAAGATTAACATCTCCCTTTGTCTGAGGGATAATTTCCCTCTCTCACTGGTGTGGTATCTGCCATACAGTGGATCTATATgttaataaaactaatttttaaaatgaattcttctTCTGGAGGAATCCTCGCCCTTGCCGGCAATGGGAGTGTCCggtgaagggagaagggaggcagggaggagtcAGTTTGACACATCACCTAGTTTGGAAAAGTTTATCTTGTGAGTGGTGGAGTCTTTGAAATAGTCAGTCTCCACAGAATTTGTCGACGTCTCCGGGACGTAAAAATGAATACCACGAAGAGAAGTAGCTGCAGAGCGCggatttttctatttgtttacttTGGCATATTTACCAACTgagtatttttagaaattattgcGATATTGAAATTCAGGCTTGGAACACTCATATATTATGTCTGAGAATCAGGAAATGAGTGAATTGAATCCTTCTTCctgattctttgtatttcagttttttaaaaaatacatggcacAAAGCTTTAATTGTttgatattttcttaatatttgaagCTTAAGAGCATAGCCAAGGTTCCCAAGCTATATTAAGACAAAGAAAAGCCATGTAAACAATACAGCTATAAACGGTTTtgactaaaagaagaaaaaataagatttttttaataggcaaaagaaagaaaggaagaagaaaaatttgcaGATGGGAGCCCTAAACCAATGATCAAAAAACCCCTTCTTTTCTCCCGTGGGATCCTACTGAGCAAAAATTACTTGTTGGCAATTTAGTCCCTTAAATCTGGAAAACAAGAACAGTGGAGCTTATCCAGTATGAGGGAAGCCCTTTGGGGCATTTGAATATATTCCCTATGGGACAGGCTCTAGGGGTTAGGGCACTACTGTCTTATTTGACTTGTTGTATCTGTGGTGTTCATGTAGAGACCCAGACCTCAAAATATGAATCATAGGAGAAAATACCACAGCTTGGTGACAGCTGGCTGCATGGGTTCGGTTGGATGGTTGTTAAGGGGGAGTCTGGAGTCTGAGGTAGGAGACCCCCAGAAAATTCTGAGCATTTGGGTGAATTCTCAACAGTCATTTAGTGATTCTTGCATAGGGCCAGGCATTGTGGTAGGTCTTCAAGATGCTGAGAGAAGATGGAATTTTGGCTCTCTACCAGCTTCCAGTCTTAGACAGGGAGGCAGAAACCTGAGGCCATAACTTCGTCCTGATGTGTGGGTCTCTCCTTTGCTGAAAAACCAATAAGCATCCCACTGCCTCTAAAATGGATATGCCCCAATCTGTTCAGTTGGTACTTTAGCCCTCCATGATTAGCCTCCACCTGAGTttcaactctctctctccatcaagtGCAGTCGCACTAAGCTATTCCCTGTTCTTAGAGTATGTCTTCCTCCTTCCtacctctctccttttttaaggctTTGCCTCCTTCGAGGAAGCCCTCCCTCtgttcccacccctccctcttctgTCCTGTGAAATTCTTTGCCTTAGGTCCTTTTAGATCAGAGTTCGGGATAGATGAATCAAGTCCTGGTGTGTAGACCTAGCACCCTACCAGAGACTAACTTGCTGGGTCCTCACCTGCAAGTCCTCTGTCCGCTCCTCTCTGtcccctgtctgcccctctctgtcccctgtcTCAGGCCTCATCCTCTTCTTGCCTAATGGGGTGGGAGGTTGTTGGATTTTATTGTACTGTTTACTTCTGACAGTTCTCAGCCTTACTACCAGGACCCTAATTCATCATGCAACCCCTGGCTGAGGCTGCCTTTTGCTGCCTGGTAACTTCCTCCAAGTGGAGATAAAGTCCTGCACCCAGCCTCAATCTTCCTTTTTCACGGGTCTCTCCTTCCCTAATCCTCACCTAGagatgggggtgtgtgtgtagagggtggggcaggaagagggTAGGCGATAGGACTTGAAGAGCTAGAAGCTAGGCCCAGGACCATCCAGCTCACAGTCAGCTTTTGGTCTCTGGGTCCAAACCTAGGGCTGTCCCAGGGAAGAGTACCAGGGTGGGGGGAGTTGGGAGTGGCGGAGTAGGTTAGGGAAAGGGCCGCttctaagggaaaagaaaaaaaccttgcTCGGaaacaaacgtgtgtgtgtgtgagcgcgcgtgtgtttatttaaaaacaaaaccgcTTAAAGGAGCCGCTCCCTCCCCCACAGGGCCGGCCACCGCTGGGAGTTTGCAAGGAAGCGGGACAATTTTGAGCCAACGCCCCACAAAGTGCAGCCTCTCTCGGATCCGCTCGCCCAGGCCCCGCAGGCTCCCGGCCGCCAGCTCCGGGCCCGCGCTGGCTGCGAACAGGACGCgggaaagaggaggggggaaCCCTGGTGCGGCCAGAGCCCCGCAGCGACAGCGGAGGCGCAGACTCCCCAGTCGCCGCCTCTCCCAGCCCCGCGGCCTGGGCCGTCAATCAAGCTCGGCCGGCCCCGCCCCTGGGCTGCGGCGGGTGGCCAATCAGAGCCAAGCTCCGCAGCGATGAGCTCAGTCGGCTCGCTTCCCATTGGGCGGCTATATTAAGAAAGTGGCCGAACTCTTTAAATAGCGGGCGCTAGGGCCGCAGCCCGCATCTGCCACCGCAGTCTGCCTGTAGTCAGTGCTCTCTTGTATCCCGGGCGACACCTATAGAAACTGGGGAAGGGACCCGGCTGGCTCCGCTGCTCGAGCCACCGTTTGCGCACAAAGGCACCGACCCCGGGCCCGGGGCGAGAAGAGCGGCCACCGCCCCGGAGCAGCGCGGAGACCCACGGCGCGCCCTatgcccccgcgcccccgccacGGCAGCCTGAGCGCACGGAGAGAACGCGCCACCGCGGGGCCCGGGTGCAGCTAGCGACCCTCGCCCCCAGCGCGCAGCCCGAGGTGAGCAGTGAGCGGCGAGCGGGACGGCAGCGAGGCGTTCGCGGGCCCCCTCCTGCTGCCCGGGCCCGGCCCGCTCATGGCGGCCATCCGCAAGAAGCTGGTGGTGGTGGGCGACGGTGCGTGCGGCAAGACGTGCCTGCTGATCGTGTTCAGTAAGGACGAGTTCCCCGAGGTGTACGTGCCCACCGTCTTCGAGAACTATGTGGCCGATATCGAGGTGGACGGCAAGCAGGTGGAGCTGGCGCTGTGGGACACGGCGGGCCAGGAGGACTACGACCGCCTGCGGCCGCTCTCCTACCCAGACACCGATGTGATCCTCATGTGCTTCTCAGTGGACAGCCCCGATTCGCTAGAGAACATCCCCGAGAAGTGGGTGCCCGAGGTGAAGCACTTCTGCCCCAACGTGCCCATCATCCTGGTGGCCAACAAGAAAGACCTGCGCAGCGACGAGCACGTCCGCACGGAGCTGGCCCGCATGAAGCAGGAACCCGTGCGCACGGATGACGGCCGCGCCATGGCCGTGCGCATCCAAGCCTACGACTACCTCGAGTGCTCCGCCAAGACCAAGGAGGGCGTGCGCGAGGTCTTCGAGACCGCCACGCGCGCCGCGCTGCAGAAGCGCTACGGCTCCCAGAACGGCTGCATCAACTGCTGCAAGGTGCTATGAGGGCCGCGCCCGCCCTGCCTGCCCCTGCCGGCGCGGCTCCCCCTCTCGGGCTCGACCCTCCCCCTCCACACCGAGCCCGAAGAAGGGGAGACCTGCGCCCCCCAAGGACCCCACCGGACTGCCTGACGTCTGCCTTTCGGCCCGGCAGCTGTGACCCGGCGGCTCTGGAATCGCCGTGGGAGGCACCGGGCGCCCCCTTTCCAGTGTCTGTGTGCGTCGGGCTGTGTTGCACAGGCCCGGGCGCCCCGCTGAGTGCCAAGGGTCCCCTGAGCACCCCTTTCTGAAGAGCCGAGCCTCTTCGGAGTGTGTGGCTGTGTGTTTGTTCGATTCCCCCGCCCCACTTTCACCCACCCCCGCCTCTGATCCCGGGAGAAGAGCTTGGCGCCAGGGTGCAGCCGCGCCCCATCAGATGTGTGCCCGGAACCAGCGAGCGCCTGCTGTCCCTTGTCTGTAACATAGACCGCGGGAACtgcgggaggggagggctggggaggatggggtgttatataaatatagatataattttattttcgaAGGTAGGATGGTGTTAtttaatggtggtggtgggtggagTGACAGGGCGCCAGAACAGCTCCGGCCCACCTTGGGTCGGGCGCCCATCCAAGCATGAACAGGACTTGGCAATCTTTCCAACCCCTGGGGAAGACTTTTGCAACAGCCTTGGGGCTGAGAGGACACAGCTTCCAGACTCACGTCTCCTGCGGGCCAGCCCCAGGCGAACCCCTCACTAGCcctgggctggaggagggagagagggcttTGGGTcgttttttttttgccataagcGAACTTTGTGCCTGTCATACAAGTGGAAATTGTTCATTCCAAGAAACTGatgttatttgatttatttaaaagctaaaacttgctgggttttttttggaaagaattcTTTGCacaattgttttattgtttgacACTTAATGCACTTGTCATTTGCATAAGACAGTAGCATTCTGACCACCCTTGTACGCTGTAACCTCATTTActtctgatgtttttttttttttaaagatgatgatgacttttaaacaagaggaaaaagaaaccactaattattgttttagttttcttgaaaaaaaagtgGCAACACTGTTTTGCGATTTTATTTGTGCAGGTATGCGCACTATTTTGATAAAAGGGCAGTAACAAGTATTGGGACCTatttaacccccccccccttttttttcttcacaaggCAGTCTTTAAAGCTATGTGAAattttctctgcatctctgtACAGAGAATGAACCTACTCCTACCCCtagtctctcctttctccccctcccttccccacccagtGGTACTTCTACTAAattgttgtcttgtttttttattttttaaataaactgacaAATGACAAAGTGGTGAGCTTATGATGTTTACATAAAAGTTCTATAAGCTGTGTATACagtttttttatgtaaaatattaaaaagactatGATGATGACATTTATAAAATGGCTCCTGTGATTTAATAGCGTGTGGGGGCAAGGAGAGACTTCTGGGCAAGATCCTTCTTGCCGCCACTCTTTCCCTCATGGTGTTTGGAGTAAATGAGGCCGAAATCCTTTGGGGAAGTGTGGGGGGTTGGGTGGCACAGGAGACCAGTTGTTCCTGTCCCCATCCCAGAGGAAGATGAGTGGGGGACCCAAGCACCCAGTGCCAAAGTCTCTGACTTAATGCATACTGTCTGCCTATAACACCGTGTCTAAGTCCGTGGGTTCTTACTCCTTGAAACTTGAAAGGTTGTCATTCGTGCATGTTGAATTAGGTAACCTTTTTGTGTTTGTCACAGATGTGGGGCCGAGGTCTCTAGCTAGGAGGCTGGTTACCAGGTTCCCTTCACATCCTCAAGGGGTTCCACAGTACCCTAGATTGCAGGTTGTTACCTTTCTAGCTGGAGCTCCTAGGTGGAAGGGGAGAGCCCAAATCAGGACCTGATTCTTCTTTCATCAAACTTTTGTCTCGGTGTGTGTCTATATAGAACCTAGAATGCTGTATTCTAAGTTCAGAGAATGGCCACATCACGGACAGAACACTGGATGTTTGGGGTGGCTGTGATTTAAAGCTGGGGCAGCCACATTGTGAGATTTAATCAGGATGAcctccaaagtcagacacttagccaactgcaGGGGGTCTCAGAAGCAGCTAGGCAGGGCAGAGTGATACTTGGAGACCACACCAAAATCCTGCTCCAGGCATGATGGCTCAAATCTGCCAGCTCTCAGCAGTTTCTAGGGAATGTGGCTGATAATGTTCACCTCTCCCAGCTACCTAAGATGTGCGGTTTTTGTTTTGGGAATCCGCACTTTCTGACTTTCCAGCCCTTAGCTGCTCTCCCTATCTCCCTGCACACCCAGGGCTGAGACCGAGGAGTTTCCTTTTGAAGTCATTTGCTTGAAAGCTTGAGGCTTCTGTTCCCTGTCTTTCCAGACACCCAGGGTCTTTTGTTGTGTGAGGCAAACCTGGTTGCTGGTGATCTTTCACCCACTTAAGCGTGTCCAGAACAGGGCCTCCTGCACAGCCAGGCCCATAGGCCAACAGAGGGGAATTGTCTGGGCTTCTCCAAGTGCAGAGTGGGAGATGGTCCACCCAGGCTGGCTTCTTCTATGAGCCACTGCCTCCCCCCTTTCCTtggccccccagccccactcacCTCCATCCCCAGAGCCTACTGTTTCTTCCTTGCTTAAAGACAAAACTTCCCATTGAAAAACAAAGTGTTGATTTGCAGGTTTTACAGCTAGCAAATCCTTCTGTACCAGGGAGTGCAGGACTCTGGAGAAGAGCTCAGGCTTGGGCTCAATGCCCAGGACTCAGCTTTGTAACCAGCCAAGAGCCCGGAGACCCACCCAGCCCTCTGAAAGGGCCTTTTCTGAATTTCCTGCCTGCTCAAATCTGCCTGGTAGCTAAAAGCTGtctggttttttaatttttttattattattattttttattttgggaagacAACCACCCAGATGACGCATGGCAGCCTGAGTTATGCTTGTTTTAAAATGCATGGCATTTAATAATCCTGCCGGAACACACTCTTCTTGCTGCATTAGGATCcaactggaaaatataaagatgaattgCTGTAGGCTGGAAAATCAATTAGGAAAAAGAGGTAAAACATCTGGTGTTACTCTTAGGATATGAAAATTCATtttgcacatttaaaataaatgtgctgAGTTCATTTAATTGCCTGTTGAGCTGTTTTGTAGAGAATAGTGGGGTGTTTCATTGATCCCGGGCATTTCATAGCAAGGGGCACTGGCTTGGGTTCTCgtttaatcttaattttaaacCAATCTGGATTGTATTTCTAAGTTCTTTTTCACATGTGTGTACTTCTTTTTCAGTGTACTTAGAATGGTGGTTTTCAAACCTAACCATGCATCAGAATCGCATGGAGGGCTGGTTAGAACACAGATGGCTAGGCCTAGCCCCCCGAGTTTCTGATCCAGCGGGCCTGAGGTGGGGACCCCAAATTTGAATTTCTAGCAAGGTCCTAAGTGATGCTGATGCCATGGGTCTGGGGCCctcagtttgagaaccactgactcaAAATGAGGGAGAGTCCTTGTCAATGCACAGAGGAGGGGGTCATCTGGTAGTGGAGTAGATGGAATTCCTTGGACTTAGGGGGTCGCACCCCCACCCCTTGCAGTCCCAGCTTCCTTACCCCAGAGAGTCCAGCACTTTCTGAGACCTTCCCTTCTGAGATGAACCACACATAACCCGTATCTTCTCTACGTTCTTGGGCGAAGGGGGCTTTCACGCCCTTCTAGAGATTTATTTCTGTCACTTCTGAATTCAGAATGCAGCAGCTCTCTGTAATTCGTCCAGCACTGGCACCTACTTTGTCAGCTCTGCTGAgatgagagagagatacaaaagCAAATAGGACAAAGTCTTTGCCCTGGTGGGCCGGGCAGTTCCAGGAATACATTCGCTAAGGCACTGAACACAGTGTGCTCAAATGGAGGCATTAGGCCCAGGGCACAACAGGAGCCTGGGAAGTTGgggagggcttcttggaggaggggaCATTTGAACTGAGTCTTAAAGCAGGATGAGGTGATGTGTAGGTGGGAGATACAGCTTCTTTGTATTACTGTGGGGCCTGGCCTCTGGGGAATAAAGCTCTCTTGGGTGGGAACCACCTTCCACTTTTAGGCCCTCTGGCATATATTTCTTCAGTCAAGAAAAATGATGTTACCCAGCCAAGTCAAAcacagcctctcccctgccttccctgtCCACACACAGGCCAGTAGAGAAGGTTGGTGATGATGACGGTTTCATTGTTTTCTCTGTGCCTTCCAGGGAGGCGGGGCGGATACAGGGACTGGCTTTGTGGTCACTGTGCTCCTGGGAAACACACAGCCTGGGCTCAAGGAGGCTGGAATACCACAAAGGGACCTTGTACTTTGGCCCACTGGAGGACAGTCCCTTACCACTTTACTTGGCCCATCTTCTGGCTGGAGGGAGAACCTGAGCAGTCAGGCTGTCCCTCCCGGCCCCAACTCTCAGCAGACCCCTTTTCTGGCCTGAGAGATAAGAGTCTGGAAGACCCAGTTCATTCCTTCCTGCCCATTCTTTTAGCCATAAGTATTTCCTGTATGAGGAAGAGACTCTGTGCCTAGCATCATGCCAGGAGCTTAGGACCCAGTAGACAAATGGGCAAGTATCTTCTGTCCCCTCATAGGGCTTTCCGTCTAGTTAGTGTGTCTGAAAGATGTAATAATAATGATGCTGAtgacagctaatatttattggctCAGCATCGGGCCCTATTCTAAGCCCTTcatctgtatcattttatttagtctctgtattagttatctgttgTTGCATAACAGATTATCTCAAAACTTAGTGGCTAAGAatagcatttattatctcacagtttttgtgaGTCAGGAATCCAGATAcagcttagctgggtcctctggctcagggtctctgcTAAAACTCTAACTAAGGTATTGGCTGGGGCTGGATTCTTCTCAAGGCTCCCCTGGAGAATCTGACCCACTCACTTGGTTGCTGGCAGGATTCAGTTCTCACTGGCTGAGGCCACATATTCAACTCCTCACCAGTAGGCCTCTCCATAGGGCATTCACAACATGGAAGCTTGCTTCATCAGTGCATGTGAGAGAGAAGAtccggggagagggagagtgtaGGCAAGACCaacctaatcttggaagtgacatcccatTACTTTTGCTATATTCTATTTATTAGAAACAAGTAACTGAGTCCAGCATATACTCAGTTGGAGTATATTACCTAAGGACAAGCATACCAGAAGGTGGGACCATGGGGGACCATTTAGAAGCAGTACACCATAATCTCTATGACAACTCTCAGGCAAATAGTGTTATCCTCACTTCCTGGTGGGATAACTGAGCTGTACGAGGTTAGACAACTTGCTCATGGTCACAGAACACATacagatttgaatccaggcagtctggctccaggacAATGACCTTACATACATGGTGGGAGGACGATTTGAGAAAAATAACCCTGACTGCAGTGTGGAGGATGGATTGGAACAGGGAAAGCCAGAGGCAAGAAGGGCGGTCAGGAAGACTTTTTCCTGGTCTAGGTAGAGATGAGAAGGCCTGAACCAAGGCTCTGacatggggaggagagggcagatTGGAAAGGCATTCAGGAGGTAGAAGGTATGGGAATCTGAGTGGGAGGCACCATGCTGACCCCTAGGATTCTGATGTGGGTGATGCTGAGGATGCTGATGCCATTATTTAAGGCAAGAGTAAACAGAGGACAGGCAGATTTGGAGGCAGGGCTCTGGAAGGACATGTTGAGTATGGTTTTATATATAGTGAGTATGGGGTACCACTGTGCTCATTCTCCTCACCTTCCTTCTCACACTACAGTCTTGTACTTTCTGTAGAGTTGGACCAGTGTGTGCTGCTCAGGTCATGGCGAAGGTCGCagattttatggatgagaaaaatcTCCCTTGAAGGGAGGAGACATTCATCAGATCACCCTCCTTGGAAGAAGCAAGTGCTGGGATAGGTCTTAGAAAGTTAGGCAACAGGGGAAGGGGGCTCCTTCATCTCCCTGAGGACCTGCTGTAGGTGATTTTAAGATCTTGCTGGGTGAGGGGAGGAGACGTTTGCTCTAGGTGAGTGGCCAGGGTAGACAGAGACCCTATGAGGGCCATTCATGTTCTGTGGGCTTCAGGAGTAACCATACTCAATGGCCAGTTGCAAGTTATGTCCGGTaaataataaattcctttctgttcttttggaACCTTCAGTAAAATCTTGCTAAATGTTCCAGCCTGGCTTTATTTAGCTCTGCTGTGGAGATTTAAGGGAAGAATATCATCCATGCCTGGGCaataagttcacttatttatttttgagaaagagagagagagaaagagagcatgagcatgagtgggagaggagcagagagagaaaatcccaagcaggctctgccctgtcagcctggatagagcccaatgtggggctcaaactcatgaacatgagatcatgacctgagctgaaataaagagttagatgcttaaccgactgagccatccaggcaccccactttttttttaagtttatttatttttgagagaatgagcatgactggagaaggggcagagagagagggagggttgAGAAGCAGCACTTCTGAGGGGCTTCCATCATGGTGGTTTCATCCAGAATCAGAACAGGTATCC from Neofelis nebulosa isolate mNeoNeb1 chromosome 9, mNeoNeb1.pri, whole genome shotgun sequence includes these protein-coding regions:
- the RHOB gene encoding rho-related GTP-binding protein RhoB; protein product: MAAIRKKLVVVGDGACGKTCLLIVFSKDEFPEVYVPTVFENYVADIEVDGKQVELALWDTAGQEDYDRLRPLSYPDTDVILMCFSVDSPDSLENIPEKWVPEVKHFCPNVPIILVANKKDLRSDEHVRTELARMKQEPVRTDDGRAMAVRIQAYDYLECSAKTKEGVREVFETATRAALQKRYGSQNGCINCCKVL